The following are encoded together in the Equus quagga isolate Etosha38 chromosome 15, UCLA_HA_Equagga_1.0, whole genome shotgun sequence genome:
- the LOC124226212 gene encoding HLA class II histocompatibility antigen, DM alpha chain isoform X3, whose protein sequence is MDHDQSQGAALLRLLPFLWLLPQSWTAPRAPTPVWRDDLQNHTFLHTIYCQDWSPSVGLSETYDEDQLFSFDFSQNVRVPRLPEFTDWAQKAGDSSNIFFDKTFCQEMIQEIGPHLEGQIPVSRGIPITEVYTLKPLEFGKPNTLVCSVSNLFPPTLTVNWQHQFSPVEGAGPTFVSAVDGLSFQAFSYLNFTPAPNDVYSCIVTHEIDGYTAIAYWVPRDALPSDLLENVLCGVAFGLGVLGIIVGLVLIIYFRRPCSGG, encoded by the exons ATGGATCATGATCAGAGCCAGGGAGCTGCGCTGCTAAGACTGTTACCCTTTCTGTGGCTGCTGCCCCAGTCCTGGACGGCCCCTAGAG CTCCTACTCCAGTGTGGCGGGATGATCTGCAAAACCACACATTCCTACACACAATATACTGCCAGGACTGGAGTCCCAGCGTGGGACTCTCTGAGACCTACGACGAGGACCAGCTTTTCTCCTTCGACTTTTCCCAAAATGTTCGCGTGCCTCGCCTGCCGGAATTCACTGACTGGGCTCAGAAGGCTGGAGATAGTTCCAACATTTTCTTTGACAAAACCTTCTGCCAGGAGATGATCCAGGAAATAGGCCCACATCTTGAAGGACAAATCCCAGTGTCTAGAG GGATCCCTATCACTGAGGTGTACACGCTGAAGCCCCTGGAGTTTGGCAAGCCCAACACGCTGGTCTGTTCTGTCAGTAATCTCTTCCCACCCACGTTGACGGTGAACTGGCAGCATCAGTTCTCCCCTGTGGAAGGAGCAGGGCCCACGTTTGTCTCAGCCGTTGATGGACTCAGCTTCCAGGCCTTTTCTTACTTAAACTTCACACCGGCACCCAATGACGTTTACTCCTGCATCGTGACTCATGAAATTGATGGCTACACGGCAATTGCCTATTGgg TGCCCCGGGATGCCCTGCCCTCAGATCTTCTGGAGAATGTGCTGTGTGGCGTGGCCTTTGGCCTGGGTGTGCTGGGCATCATTGTTGGCTTAGTCCTCATCATCTACTTCCGAAGGCCTTGCTCAGGTG gcTGA